The genome window GCGGACGGCCCCACCATCATGGCCGCCAATCAAGTCGCCCTGAAAAACGGAACCCGTCCCGAAGACGTCTTCTGTATGGTTGAAGAGCTGAAAAGCCATGTCAAATCGCCATTGCTGCTGATGACATACGCCAATATCCCCTTTCGCCTGGGCTGGCATAAATTCGCGTCCAGCTGCAAACGATGCGGAGCCGCGGGTGCAATTGTTCCCGATTTGCCCTATGATGAAAAGGGAAACGGTCTGCGGTCGGCGATGCGTCGACGCGGTCTTCACTTTATCGAAGTCGTTTCGCCGGGCATCAGTTCCGCCCGACTTGCCGTTATCACAGCCGGGGCTTCGGGTTTTCTTTACCTCACCCTGCGGATCGGTGTCACCGGAGCCGTACCGGGCCTGGAAAACCGCGGAACCCACTTTCTTGAACAGCTCAAATCGTTCTGCCGATTGCCTCTGGCCACCGGATTCGGTATTTCTACCTTCGCTCACCTGGCCGCCCTTAAAGACAAGAGCGATGCGCTCGTTATCGGCAGCCGGCTGATTGACCTGCACCGCGAGCAGGGAACCGCAGCCGTGGTCCGATTCGTTGGCGAATGCCGATCACGACTGGAAACTGTTTGAACATGAAAGACAGACCGATCCCGGAAGGAATTCTTTTCGGAAACACTCAAACGGCCTGGATACAACCCGAAGGGTATGGTATAATCAGATTCATCATGAACAGGAAATCTGCGCTGACCAGCGTTTCGCTTCGCCGCGACTATTATTATACCTTTACGCGGCGGGGCGCCTAGGTTTCCTGCGAATCATCCCCCGGTAAGGAAACCCAAGATGCTCCAAAAGCGATCAAGGACAATTCTATTTCTCTACCTCCACAAGGCCGGCAGTCCCTGCCTGGCGGGGGGGAGTACCGGCAAGAGAGGTGGCGCATGCATTTAAAGCAAATCCGTAGTGAAATTGACTGGATCGACGTCCGGATTCTGAAACTGCTGCGGGAACGTTTGGAAATGGCCTTGCTGACCCGCGCCTTTAAGCAGGATGTCATTGACAATGAACGCGAACGAGAGATTTTTGAAAGATTACGCCGATTCTCCGCAGGATTGCTTAGCCCTGATTACCTGGAAGAGATCTTTAAACGGATCGTAAGCGAAAGCCGCCGGCTTGAAGAGAAAGAGTTCACCCTGATCGGGTTTCAGGGAGAACACGGAGCCTACAGCGAAATGGCCGCCCGCCGGCTCTATCCCGATGCGGTAACCATACCGGTATCGGGGTTCTCCGACTTGTTTTCCATGGTCGATTCGGAAAGTTGTGACCTGGCCCTGGTCCCGGTTGAAAATTCCAGCGAGGGCGCGATCGGAGAGGTACATGACCTGCTGCTGGAATATGATCTCTTCATCAGGGCGGAGATACTGTTTCCCATTCACCATCAATTACTGGCACTGCCGGGTGTCCAGCCCCGGGAAATCAAGGTGGTTTATTCCCACCCCCAGGCACTTGGTCAATGCCGCAACTTCATTCGCCGCCTGGGGCTGACGGAACGCCCCCATTACGATACCGCCGGTGCCGCCCGCCGGCTGCTGGAAAACCAGTGGCGGGAAGCAGCGGTGATCGCGGGCGAGCTATGCTCCGAGTTGTATGGCTTGGAAATCCTGATCAGGGACGTGGAGGACGAAGCAACCAACCGCACCCGCTTCCTTGCGCTCAGCAAAAATTTCATGGCACCAGGTAACGAAAAGCAGAAAACCTCGATCATACTTGCCACGCCCCACAAATCCGGCTCCCTCATGGCGGTATTGCAAATCTTCGCCCGGGCCGGATTGAACCTGACCCGGCTGGAATCGCGCCCGTTACGGAACAACCCCGGCGGATACCTCTTCTTTATCGATTTTCAAGGCGGCATGGATACAGAAGCGGTGGCCCGATCGTTATCCAAAGTCAGGGAGAAAGCCCTTTTCTACAAATTTCTCGGAAGTTATCCGGAGGCCTGAGATGAAAATCGCCATTATCGGACTTGGAGGTATGGGCTCATGGCTCGCCAGAGAAATGCTGGCCACGGGTCACGAAATTGCGGCATTCGATATTCGTCCCCATGTCGAATTTCCCGCCGGAGCCAGACGACTTGAACAACTAAGAGAAATCAGGCAGTACCGTCCGGATATGCTGATCAACGCGGTTACCATTCACCAAACCGTACCGGTGTTTCAAAAGCTTTCTCTTTTTCTTCCCCATGACTGTATGCTGGTCGACATCACCTCGATCAAGGACGCGCCGGCCGCTTATTACCGGGGCTGTAAACGGCCTTTTGCTTCGATTCATCCCATGTTTGGGCCCGTCTCGGCAAGCGCTCGCACCCTTTCCGGCGAAAGCATGATCATTATCAATGAGTCCTGCCCGGCCGGGAAGCATTTCTTTCACACCTTCGGCTCCGCCCGCGGACTGCATTGCAGGGAAATGAGTTTCGAGGAACACGATCACATGATGGCGCATTCTCTTACCTTGCCTTTCGCCACTTCCCTGGCCTTTGCCGCCTGCATGGACGGCGGAGAAGTGCCGGGAACGACTTTCGCCCGTCACCGGGAACTGGCCCGGACTCTGCTCCGGGAAGACGATGACCTGCTGGTTGAAATCCTTTTCAACCGGTATTCACTGGATCAGATCGACAGCGTCTGCGGCCGGCTTCGTTTTCTGCGCCAGGTTATCGCAGCCGGTGACCATGGAGAGGCGGAAGGTTTCATTGCCCGCTTGCGTGAGAACACGGGTGTCACGGCCCGCTCCGCTTCGGGATCCAGTCTCCCGCGGAATCCGGCATACCGTCGCCCCGGATACCCTGGGGGTTGACCACGAATCCTTATTCCGACTGGTTATACTGGAATGTACCCAACAAGAT of Candidatus Aminicenantes bacterium contains these proteins:
- a CDS encoding tryptophan synthase subunit alpha — protein: MVNAIDQAFQKRRRTLLMTHVVAGYPSLAGSAELVVAMAAAGADMVEIQIPFSDPLADGPTIMAANQVALKNGTRPEDVFCMVEELKSHVKSPLLLMTYANIPFRLGWHKFASSCKRCGAAGAIVPDLPYDEKGNGLRSAMRRRGLHFIEVVSPGISSARLAVITAGASGFLYLTLRIGVTGAVPGLENRGTHFLEQLKSFCRLPLATGFGISTFAHLAALKDKSDALVIGSRLIDLHREQGTAAVVRFVGECRSRLETV
- the pheA gene encoding prephenate dehydratase; its protein translation is MHLKQIRSEIDWIDVRILKLLRERLEMALLTRAFKQDVIDNEREREIFERLRRFSAGLLSPDYLEEIFKRIVSESRRLEEKEFTLIGFQGEHGAYSEMAARRLYPDAVTIPVSGFSDLFSMVDSESCDLALVPVENSSEGAIGEVHDLLLEYDLFIRAEILFPIHHQLLALPGVQPREIKVVYSHPQALGQCRNFIRRLGLTERPHYDTAGAARRLLENQWREAAVIAGELCSELYGLEILIRDVEDEATNRTRFLALSKNFMAPGNEKQKTSIILATPHKSGSLMAVLQIFARAGLNLTRLESRPLRNNPGGYLFFIDFQGGMDTEAVARSLSKVREKALFYKFLGSYPEA
- a CDS encoding prephenate dehydrogenase, with translation MKIAIIGLGGMGSWLAREMLATGHEIAAFDIRPHVEFPAGARRLEQLREIRQYRPDMLINAVTIHQTVPVFQKLSLFLPHDCMLVDITSIKDAPAAYYRGCKRPFASIHPMFGPVSASARTLSGESMIIINESCPAGKHFFHTFGSARGLHCREMSFEEHDHMMAHSLTLPFATSLAFAACMDGGEVPGTTFARHRELARTLLREDDDLLVEILFNRYSLDQIDSVCGRLRFLRQVIAAGDHGEAEGFIARLRENTGVTARSASGSSLPRNPAYRRPGYPGG